A stretch of the Ischnura elegans chromosome 5, ioIscEleg1.1, whole genome shotgun sequence genome encodes the following:
- the LOC124159846 gene encoding uncharacterized protein LOC124159846: MTSTSLLLILTYFAAGGICLPLSTPFETVQEPQSMYDVIQAPPGEIEEYQPLINPWDEEQNAALLYLLLRKYSMEAGKSNTYRERNEKIKRNNQSRRGFCAMKSGCHERWT; encoded by the exons ATGACCTCCACCTCGCTTCTTCTCATCCTGACCTACTTCGCAGCCGGTGGAATATGCTTGCCTTTGTCGACGCCGTTTGAGACGGTCCAAGAACCTCAGTCCATGTATGACGTGATTCAAGCGCCTCCCGGTGAAATAGAGGAATATCAACCTCTCATAAATCCG TGGGATGAAGAACAGAATGCTGCCttgctttatcttctgttgagaaaATACTCGATGGAAGCAGGGAAAAGCAATACGTACAGAGAAAGGAATGAGAAGATAAAGAGGAATAACCAGAGCAGAAGAG GTTTTTGTGCAATGAAAAGCGGTTGTCATGAGAGATGGACATAG